The proteins below are encoded in one region of Clostridium pasteurianum DSM 525 = ATCC 6013:
- a CDS encoding SDR family NAD(P)-dependent oxidoreductase, translating into MRKRFEGKSILIIGASGGLGESYAGAFINEGGRLLLAGRNAEKLRVLADRLSGDVNIAVADITDGKSVDELAGFACQWSEKIDIVINATGYDVRKSLEDHEFYDIRKSLDTNLLGAILVTKAFLPYMKDEKGSTIVHMGGFADGHLAFPYYSVDVATRAGIFSFIEAMNRELYQEGSKVSLTYFCPNAADTVAEKPYHKIWQEMGIAISSTEQVASEVLKAIERQKTVYIMGGVPTRFFAHLNTLFPKLADVLLLKKYSSILKKYLSNSTDKKVIKSKRKGIKKFAIGLVVLSFVFYALLPIVPFLNFDTKIKVAITAAMMGTSEVIFWVGGAILGKEIVAKYKRYINPVNWICCKKH; encoded by the coding sequence ATGAGAAAAAGATTTGAGGGCAAATCTATTCTAATAATAGGTGCATCTGGAGGTCTTGGGGAAAGCTATGCTGGAGCATTTATCAATGAAGGCGGAAGGTTATTACTGGCAGGGAGAAATGCAGAAAAGCTTAGGGTATTAGCTGATAGATTATCAGGAGATGTGAATATTGCTGTAGCTGACATTACAGATGGTAAATCAGTAGACGAGCTTGCTGGATTTGCTTGCCAGTGGTCAGAAAAGATTGATATTGTAATAAATGCTACAGGTTATGATGTGAGAAAATCATTGGAAGATCATGAATTTTACGATATAAGAAAGAGTCTTGATACGAATCTCTTGGGAGCTATATTGGTGACAAAGGCATTTCTACCTTATATGAAAGATGAAAAGGGCAGTACTATTGTTCATATGGGTGGTTTTGCAGATGGACATCTGGCCTTTCCCTATTATAGTGTAGATGTTGCTACTAGAGCAGGTATATTTTCTTTTATTGAAGCTATGAATAGAGAGCTTTATCAGGAAGGCAGCAAAGTTTCTCTTACTTATTTTTGTCCTAATGCAGCAGATACAGTGGCAGAAAAGCCTTATCATAAGATATGGCAAGAGATGGGTATAGCAATTTCCTCTACTGAACAAGTTGCTTCTGAAGTGTTAAAGGCAATTGAGCGTCAGAAAACAGTATATATTATGGGTGGTGTCCCCACTCGTTTTTTTGCTCATCTGAATACATTGTTTCCTAAATTAGCAGATGTGCTGTTGTTAAAAAAATATAGTAGTATTTTAAAGAAATATTTAAGTAATTCAACCGATAAGAAGGTTATTAAAAGTAAAAGAAAAGGTATTAAAAAATTTGCTATAGGTTTAGTTGTATTGTCTTTTGTATTTTATGCACTTCTTCCAATAGTTCCTTTTTTAAATTTTGATACAAAAATAAAAGTAGCAATAACTGCTGCTATGATGGGTACCAGTGAAGTTATATTTTGGGTTGGTGGTGCTATTTTAGGTAAAGAGATTGTAGCTAAATATAAGAGGTATATTAATCCTGTTAACTGGATTTGCTGTAAGAAGCATTGA
- a CDS encoding IS110 family transposase has product MALKIVYKICCGIDVHKTFVAACIASTNSNGVTTYKSHRFSTYTKGLKELLQWLLDSNCKDVCMESTGKYWIPVYNVLEKGCSIVLAHPKYVKAIRGKKTDKKDAKWIADLFKHDLVAGSFMPPADIRQLRDLMRYRYKLTCFMSSEKNRLQNCLTVSNIQLGSVVSDTFGKSSMKILDKILEDPLNTSFDLEPLIHGSMKDKIPELELAVDGYISPEQAGKLKIIKKHCEDLESRKAELEKLILALASPYQQELDLILTAPSFKNPFSAIAVISEIGVNMEAFPSAKHLCSWAGLTPTNNESAGKKKSVRVSKAGCFIKPLLVQCATAVVKSEKHPEIRNRYLRIRKRRGHKKAIIAIARMLLTALYNMLKNKEPYNADLYKKSDVFPIQREITVEQAILIAQNQGYKIKSAS; this is encoded by the coding sequence ATGGCTTTAAAAATCGTGTACAAAATCTGTTGTGGCATTGATGTCCACAAAACTTTTGTAGCTGCTTGTATTGCATCTACTAATTCTAATGGTGTTACCACCTACAAGAGCCATCGCTTTTCTACCTACACGAAAGGTTTGAAAGAGCTGTTACAATGGCTACTTGATTCCAATTGTAAAGATGTTTGTATGGAATCTACAGGTAAGTACTGGATTCCCGTGTACAATGTCCTTGAAAAAGGTTGTTCCATTGTACTTGCACATCCTAAATACGTTAAAGCTATTCGTGGTAAAAAAACTGATAAGAAAGATGCTAAATGGATTGCTGACCTGTTTAAGCATGATCTTGTTGCCGGCAGCTTTATGCCTCCTGCTGATATTCGCCAGCTTCGTGACTTAATGCGCTATCGTTACAAATTAACCTGCTTTATGTCTAGTGAAAAGAACCGTCTTCAAAACTGTCTCACAGTTTCCAATATTCAATTGGGAAGCGTTGTTTCGGACACTTTTGGTAAAAGTTCTATGAAAATCCTAGATAAGATTCTTGAAGATCCTCTAAATACTTCTTTTGATTTGGAACCTTTAATTCATGGCTCTATGAAAGATAAAATTCCTGAATTGGAGCTCGCCGTGGATGGATACATTTCTCCTGAACAGGCTGGTAAATTAAAGATTATCAAGAAGCATTGTGAGGATTTGGAATCCCGGAAAGCAGAGTTAGAAAAACTGATTCTTGCGCTCGCCAGTCCCTATCAGCAAGAACTCGACCTAATTCTAACTGCTCCATCATTTAAAAATCCTTTCTCTGCAATTGCTGTCATTTCAGAGATTGGTGTAAACATGGAAGCTTTTCCTTCGGCGAAACACTTATGCTCATGGGCAGGATTAACACCTACTAACAATGAAAGTGCAGGGAAGAAAAAATCTGTCCGGGTTTCCAAAGCCGGATGTTTTATAAAGCCGCTCCTTGTACAGTGTGCTACCGCCGTAGTCAAAAGCGAAAAACATCCTGAAATACGTAACCGTTACCTCCGTATAAGGAAACGTCGCGGTCACAAGAAAGCAATCATTGCTATAGCAAGAATGCTTCTAACAGCATTATACAACATGTTGAAAAATAAAGAACCATATAATGCTGATTTATATAAAAAATCTGATGTTTTCCCTATACAACGTGAGATTACTGTGGAGCAGGCAATTTTAATTGCGCAGAATCAAGGTTATAAGATCAAGTCAGCTAGTTGA
- a CDS encoding ABC transporter permease, whose amino-acid sequence MMRIKATIITCLKGTIVSWKQVLLMYCIFPIILSVGLGYFQKDSFKTESEIDKINITIVDKDDSSSSHVFRELFKANEMQKLFNVTKDGDYLITIPENYENKLMNFKDVTITVDEKERVSRDNELIIKNIIEQYGKNVTENLIVGNKIENLDVADKDNLYNNIAKEINDFSKENSLKINMVRGKKILSSYENQAASLITFMITIMAMGCVGSYYLEKENGTFKRLMSTPITKEIFFNLELLCFFIYSFILGAVYILTFAFSGLAFRDVNPLYLFMILIGQSLIVTTLSGLIVTFLGKKNSNLLMILILYFQILFGGAFIPLKGITNKVFIILSEFSPGNIISQVYRSSILFNSFEKLWRDLAIMIMVSAFLYIISIIKVKIRWEEE is encoded by the coding sequence ATGATGAGAATTAAGGCAACTATAATTACCTGCCTTAAGGGTACTATTGTCAGTTGGAAGCAGGTGCTGCTTATGTACTGTATTTTTCCAATAATTTTATCTGTAGGACTTGGATATTTTCAAAAGGATTCTTTTAAAACAGAATCAGAAATAGACAAGATTAATATAACTATTGTAGATAAGGATGATAGCAGTAGTTCTCATGTTTTTAGAGAATTGTTTAAAGCTAATGAAATGCAAAAACTATTTAATGTAACTAAGGATGGAGATTATTTAATTACTATACCAGAGAACTATGAAAATAAGCTTATGAACTTTAAAGATGTTACTATTACTGTAGATGAAAAGGAACGAGTATCAAGAGATAACGAACTCATAATAAAGAATATTATAGAGCAATATGGGAAGAATGTAACAGAAAATTTGATTGTTGGAAATAAAATAGAAAATTTAGACGTAGCAGATAAAGATAATTTATACAATAATATAGCTAAAGAAATAAATGATTTCTCAAAAGAGAATTCACTAAAAATTAATATGGTAAGAGGTAAAAAAATACTTAGCTCTTATGAAAATCAAGCAGCATCTCTTATCACTTTTATGATTACTATTATGGCAATGGGATGTGTTGGCAGTTACTATTTAGAAAAAGAAAATGGAACCTTTAAGAGACTAATGTCTACACCTATTACAAAAGAAATTTTCTTTAATTTAGAGCTTTTATGTTTTTTTATATATAGTTTTATACTTGGAGCAGTATACATTTTGACTTTTGCCTTTTCGGGTTTAGCTTTTAGAGATGTAAATCCTCTGTATTTGTTTATGATACTTATTGGTCAGAGTTTGATAGTGACAACTTTATCTGGACTTATAGTAACTTTTTTAGGTAAAAAGAATTCAAATTTATTAATGATTTTAATTTTATATTTTCAAATATTATTTGGAGGAGCTTTTATTCCTTTAAAGGGAATAACAAATAAAGTTTTTATAATTTTATCTGAATTTTCACCAGGTAATATAATTTCACAGGTTTATAGAAGCAGTATATTATTTAATTCCTTTGAGAAGCTGTGGAGAGATTTGGCTATAATGATTATGGTTTCTGCCTTTTTATATATCATAAGTATTATAAAAGTGAAAATCAGATGGGAGGAGGAATAA
- a CDS encoding ABC transporter permease — MFFRMVFANSKRYLKDYKNIAIMFLLPIICVALTNFLVNNSEKGLNIEIAIINMDGGNYGKQLASDLGVNNVFYSKETAVEGLKNYNYSVVYEIPENFSESIDNNIKPTINAYKIEKGNSTQIFEANLQAKLNNLLKVKLLEKNRIIENQKELDKNIIYVDYNMKKGLLSADSFVPILMILFFIMNYSINISVDLLKLKKDKILERFLSTGNKGYAIMGSIYLSMVAVQVSMYTLSFIIMNFVFKYNFQNFWMLIINIALMSMVSISLSLMVIRIFKDNQASSLISILLSMTMFFLYIYSISNHSDLSTALGKFTPFYWAMDSIEKSVVFPNIFIIILMILVLFTAGSIRYSSFAKES, encoded by the coding sequence ATGTTTTTTAGAATGGTATTTGCCAATAGTAAAAGGTATTTAAAAGATTATAAAAATATAGCTATTATGTTTTTGCTTCCTATAATATGTGTGGCTTTAACTAATTTTTTAGTTAATAACAGTGAAAAGGGATTAAATATTGAAATTGCAATAATAAATATGGATGGAGGAAATTATGGAAAGCAGTTAGCTAGTGATTTAGGTGTTAATAATGTATTTTATAGTAAAGAAACAGCTGTTGAAGGGTTAAAAAACTATAATTATTCCGTAGTATATGAAATTCCTGAAAATTTCTCGGAGAGTATAGATAATAATATAAAACCTACTATAAATGCATATAAAATAGAAAAGGGAAATAGTACTCAGATTTTTGAAGCTAATTTACAAGCTAAATTAAATAACCTATTAAAGGTAAAGCTTTTAGAAAAGAATAGAATTATAGAGAATCAAAAAGAATTGGATAAAAATATTATTTATGTAGACTATAATATGAAAAAAGGGTTATTAAGTGCAGATTCCTTTGTGCCTATTTTGATGATTCTGTTTTTTATTATGAATTATTCAATTAATATAAGTGTAGATTTATTAAAGCTTAAAAAGGATAAAATATTAGAGAGATTTTTGTCTACAGGAAATAAAGGCTATGCTATAATGGGAAGTATTTATCTTTCTATGGTAGCAGTGCAGGTATCTATGTATACATTGTCATTTATTATAATGAACTTTGTTTTTAAATATAATTTTCAAAATTTTTGGATGCTAATAATAAATATTGCATTGATGAGTATGGTATCAATAAGTTTATCTTTAATGGTAATAAGGATATTTAAGGACAACCAAGCAAGTTCTTTAATCTCTATTTTGTTATCAATGACTATGTTCTTTTTATACATTTATAGTATTAGCAATCACTCTGATTTAAGTACAGCTTTAGGTAAGTTTACCCCATTTTACTGGGCTATGGACAGTATAGAAAAATCGGTAGTTTTTCCAAATATATTTATAATCATATTAATGATTTTAGTACTGTTTACTGCAGGAAGTATAAGGTATTCTAGTTTTGCTAAGGAGTCATAA
- a CDS encoding MarR family transcriptional regulator: MLKDNFAFIANYLWRESIKNLNTHLSENELKNFSNNDYYYLTTIYYLKKPNFSEIAEALGLTKPAISIIIKKLTKMDLIEKKQSDEDRRIYYVNLTEKGKKIVEGDEELYSKFDLLIKSLLKDDNQYGIVDDLLGKIVFKLEENRTLD, encoded by the coding sequence ATGCTTAAAGATAACTTTGCATTTATAGCTAATTATTTATGGAGAGAGTCAATTAAAAATTTAAATACACATTTATCAGAAAATGAACTAAAAAATTTTAGTAATAATGATTATTATTATTTAACTACTATTTATTATCTAAAAAAGCCCAATTTTTCTGAAATAGCTGAAGCTTTAGGACTTACAAAACCAGCTATTTCTATAATAATTAAAAAATTAACTAAAATGGACCTAATAGAGAAGAAACAATCTGATGAAGATAGGAGAATTTATTATGTTAATCTCACAGAAAAGGGGAAGAAAATTGTAGAGGGAGATGAGGAACTTTATAGTAAATTTGACTTACTTATAAAAAGCTTATTAAAAGATGATAACCAGTATGGTATTGTAGACGATTTATTAGGAAAAATAGTTTTTAAGCTAGAGGAAAATCGAACTCTTGATTAG